The following coding sequences lie in one Lolium perenne isolate Kyuss_39 chromosome 2, Kyuss_2.0, whole genome shotgun sequence genomic window:
- the LOC127330746 gene encoding F-box/FBD/LRR-repeat protein At5g56420, with amino-acid sequence MTPLLHNPPCFNLSHHSPNPPAKVMEVAPVPGGGAGEEDGGGADRISNLPDDNLRHIISLLPTKEAARTRILASRWRPLWCSAPLNLDCRDLTADNAAYASMVATTLSSHRGPVRRFCVDANLLADPPGATDAWFRSAAFDNLEELEFSSNQHSPPAMSIFRFSPTLRAVTVEKTALADAALHGLHFPVLKHLGLSEVAISEMSLHSLIAGCSALEHLLISNCMGVNCVRINSLSLVSVGARLTGLRRPMCPLLLGKIVVENATRLERLLLLNSGTRLHVTVVSAPKLETLGYLNDEHYYSGFSRLVLGSTVIQGLRIVDEQLVTVVRTVKTLSLNMDTLSLDRVIQLMRCFPCMEKLYIRLPKSGPSNLWRRKHRDLIKCLDIRLKTIVLGSYLGNKTQLNFATFFVLNARVLESMTLEYYADSRLDDEEFLSKQFLDLQLVNRASRAAKFYMTTNKSIRNHWEFNHVRDLDLADPFACE; translated from the exons ATGACTCCGCTTCTCCATAACCCGCCCTGCTTCAATCTCTCCCACCACAGCCCTAACCCACCGGCCAAGGTGATGGAGGTGGCGCCAGTTCCCGGAGGCGGAGCGGGTGAAGAGGACGGAGGAGGCGCCGACCGCATCAGCAACCTCCCCGACGACAACCTCCGCCACATCATTTCCCTCCTCCCGACGAAGGAGGCCGCCCGCACCAGGATCCTCGCCTCCAGGTGGCGTCCTCTGTGGTGCTCCGCGCCTCTCAACCTCGACTGCCGTGACCTCACCGCCGACAATGCCGCCTACGCCAGCATGGTCGCGACGACGCTCTCCTCCCACCGGGGACCTGTCCGCCGGTTCTGCGTCGACGCCAACCTCCTGGCCGACCCACCCGGCGCCACGGATGCCTGGTTCCGGTCCGCCGCCTTCGACAACCTAGAGGAGCTCGAGTTCTCCAGCAACCAGCATTCGCCTCCGGCCATGTCCATCTTTCGCTTCTCGCCTACCCTCCGTGCTGTCACCGTCGAAAAAACTGCCCTCGCCGACGCCGCCCTCCACGGGCTCCACTTCCCCGTGCTCAAGCACCTCGGGCTCTCTGAGGTCGCCATCTCGGAGATGTCGCTGCACAGCCTCATCGCCGGGTGCTCCGCTTTGGAACACTTGCTGATTAGCAACTGCATGGGCGTCAACTGCGTCCGGATCAACTCCCTTAGCCTTGTAAGCGTCGGCGCGCGCCTGACCGGCCTACGGCGTCCGATGTGTCCGCTACTGCTCGGCAAGATCGTCGTCGAGAACGCCACTCGTCTTGAGAGGCTGCTGCTCCTCAACTCCGGCACCCGTCTGCATGTCACGGTGGTCTCCGCGCCTAAACTCGAGACTCTGGGCTACCTCAATGATGAGCACTATTATAGTGGATTCTCCAGGCTTGTGTTAGGCTCAACTGTCATCCAG GGTCTCCGCATCGTAGATGAGCAGCTGGTAACGGTGGTGCGCACCGTCAAGACGTTATCTCTGAATATGGATACTCTTAGCTTGGACAGGGTTATTCAGCTGATGAGATGCTTCCCATGCATGGAGAAGCTGTACATTCGG CTACCCAAGTCAGGGCCAAGCAATCTGTGGCGTCGCAAACACCGCGATCTCATCAAATGCCTTGACATCCGCCTCAAGACCATCGTGCTCGGGTCGTATCTGGGCAACAAGACGCAGCTTAACTTCGCGACATTCTTCGTGCTGAACGCCAGAGTGCTGGAGTCGATGACGCTGGAGTACTATGCTGATTCCAGGCTTGACGATGAAGAGTTCTTGTCAAAACAATTCCTGGATCTTCAGCTAGTGAACAGGGCGTCAAGAGCTGCCAAGTTTTATATGACAACAAATAAAAGTATCCGCAACCATTGGGAGTTCAACCATGTCCGCGATTTGGATTTAGCTGATCCATTCGCATGTGAGTAG
- the LOC127329523 gene encoding 4-hydroxyphenylpyruvate dioxygenase-like, producing MAPHATAAAAAAIGGKVEKATDRFHVMDFHHVEFWCADAASAAARFSFGLGVPLAAQSDLSTGNTAHASRLLRARSGSLSFLFTAPYAPHVADSATTASLPSFSADAARRFTGTHGGLAVRAVAIRVADAAEAFVASVDAGARPACAPTDLGHGFGFAEVELAGDSVLRFVSYPDGTDVSFLPGFQDVASAGGAPDFGLTRFDHVDVNIPELAPVAANVAGFTGFHKFWEFTADDVCPEESGVNGVVIANNSENVLLSILEPVLGTKLRSHVETFLDHHGGPGIQHLAMTSHDILGALRKIRARSSMGGFELLPPPPASYYDGVRQRAGDVLSEDQLRECQELGVRVDRGYDDGVVLQVFTKPAGDRPTLLLEFIQRIGCMVKDENQQEYQRGGCGGFAKGNVSELIKDIEDNNNKTIDAPASLA from the exons ATGGCCCCCCATGCCactgcagccgccgccgccgccattggTGGGAAGGTGGAGAAAGCCACCGATCGCTTCCACGTGATGGATTTCCACCACGTCGAGTTTTGGTGCGCCGATGCCGCCTCGGCCGCCGCACGGTTCTCCTTCGGGCTCGGCGTGCCACTCGCCGCGCAGTCCGACCTCTCCACGGGGAACACTGCGCACGCCTCACGCCTACTACGCGCACGCTCGGGctctctctccttcctcttcaccGCGCCGTACGCGCCGCACGTCGCCGACTCGGCAACCACCGCGTCCCTGCCGTCCTTCTCGGCGGACGCCGCGCGGCGCTTCACGGGCACCCACGGCGGGCTGGCCGTGCGTGCCGTGGCCATCCGCGTCGCCGACGCGGCCGAGGCCTTCGTCGCGAGCGTGGACGCCGGAGCGCGGCCAGCCTGCGCCCCGACTGACCTCGGCCACGGGTTTGGCTTCGCGGAGGTGGAGCTAGCCGGGGACAGCGTTCTCCGCTTCGTGAGCTACCCGGACGGCACCGACGTGTCCTTCCTGCCGGGGTTCCAGGACGTGGCGAGCGCCGGCGGGGCGCCGGACTTCGGGCTCACCCGGTTTGACCACGTCGACGTTAACATCCCGGAGCTGGCACCCGTCGCCGCCAATGTTGCCGGCTTCACCGGGTTCCACAAATTCTGGGAGTTCACCGCGGACGACGTGTGCCCGGAAGAGAGCGGGGTGAACGGCGTGGTGATCGCCAACAACTCGGAGAACGTGCTGCTCAGTATCTTGGAGCCGGTGCTCGGCACCAAGCTGCGGAGCCACGTCGAGACGTTCCTGGACCACCACGGTGGCCCGGGCATACAGCACCTGGCAATGACCAGCCACGACATCCTTGGCGCGCTCAGGAAAATCCGAGCTCGGTCCTCCATGGGCGGGTTTGagctcctgccgccgccgccggccagctACTATGACGGTGTAAGGCAGCGCGCCGGGGACGTGCTGTCGGAAGATCAGCTCAGGGAGTGCCAAGAGCTGGGCGTGCGGGTGGACAGAGGGTATGACGACGGAGTTGTGCTCCAAGTCTTCACCAAACCGGCGGGAGATAG GCCAACCTTACTGTTAGAGTTTATCCAAAGAATCGGGTGCATGGTCAAGGACGAGAACCAGCAGGAATACCAGAGAGGTGGATGTGGCGGGTTTGCCAAAGGGAACGTTTCTGAACTCATCAAGGACATTGAGGACAATAATAATAAGACTATCGATGCTCCCGCAAGCCTGGCTTGA